GACCCGCAGTGATGCGCAGCAGTTGCTCACTGGTATAACAAGTTTTGGCTTTATTATAGTTTTCCTCACAGTCTACCAATATCTCTCACATCTTTCTGGACTTACTGTTCAGCTCCAAAGCTCCTCTCTGGATATTATTCATGCATATAATGCCGTGAACGATATTAAAGATATCTACAAGAAAGAGCGCCATGACGTTGACAGTAATTTCGAATCTGTAATTTTCAAACAGGCAGAGAGAATGGCAGCAAAAGTGGGTGTTGAGCCCAATAAGCCAAGGGTCAGTGGGAGACAGATATACCGTGCCAATAATGCTGCAAGTAGTACTGTACTGGAACACTACAAACTGAACTTGGCAATTCCTTTCTTGGATCATGTGTGTGAAAATTTAAACTCTAAGTTTTCTGGACTGGCTAAAACTGCAATTTCACTGCTAGGACTAGTACCATCTATACTTTGTGAAAACAACATGTCGATTGACGAAATCCTACGTATGTACAACGAGGATCTCCCATCACCCGAGGTGACCGACCTAGAATTGAAACGTTGGAAAATGCGATATGAAAATGTGTCACCTGAGAGGAGACCTTCTACTCCAGCTGCTGCGTTGAAGGATTGTGATGGAACCCATTTTCCTAACATAAAAACTCTTCTCAGGATCGCATGTACTATTCCAGCAACCTCCTGTGAGTGCGAACGAAGTGCAAGTTCATTAAGGCGTTTACATTCATATGCGAGGGCAACGATGGGGCAAGAACGCCTGTCTGCATTGGCACTCTTGCACATTCATTACGATAAGGAGATTGATCTTGACCGTGTCGTGAACGTGTTTGTACAATGTCATCCAAGGCGTCTTGAACTCTCATCGATAATTAAACCATAAACCAGTTACGATCTAGTAAGTGGAATTTCTGTGGTTTGTTGTTCGTTTGTATTgttctttgggttttttaaaatatataattgtaatatatatatatatgtatacgttgtgtgtgtgtatgtgtgtgtgtgtgtgtgtgtgtgtgtgtgtgtgtgtgtgtgtatgtgtgtgtgtgtgtgaacaagggtccacttggttcatatccGAACCCCCCCATGACCAggtcacgctacgcccctgtgaGCTGTGAGATATTTTTAGCTGCCATTCCACTgaatatgtaattattttgcATGTATAATCAGTTGAGTAAATATACATCTgcatcaaaatatttgtaacatttATTCCATTACAGAGAAAAATTATCATAATCGGTCTGGTTTAATACTGAAATTGCTTTTAAAGTTGATATCTTTGATCCATCCCCACATAGCTGAACATGTTCAACATCACATGTCACTTCCATTTGAATTTACAACAGAAATATCAGAAACATctgttattatattaaaacaatggtGAACTTTATAGTATGACTCATATACTTAACActactatactcttcaaaaaaagaaacgcaaaagggtacaaatgggttataactccgattttatgtttcctaccggttcatgctttgtgaatataaggtcattgcatgtcccaaacacattcccacggttacattcgataaaacacagctactgtacaataaagttccaaaatgtgaatattcgcaaaaacgcagccacgtgcaaaccatgtcaccactgcacgtgcgttgtctgcacgtgcaacatgaacaccgacagtataaaagtgcagggtgttcgcttgcctggcctctgtatctggccgacagttgacaatccaggacatgccacgtctcagtgaaccgcagagaaacaatgccatcggccgactagacgcaggcgaattcagaacggccgttgccagggcattccatgtgtccccaagcaccatctccagactgtgggaccgttaccagcaacatggatcaacacgtgacctccctagatccggtcgaccacgggtcactacccccgggcaggaccgctacatccgggtacgccaccttcgggaacgattgactactgccacctccacagccgcagcaataccaggtttgcgcaggatatccgaccagaccgtacggaaccgcctacgtgaggtaggaattcgtgccagacgtccagttcgaggtgtcatcttaacaccacaacactgtcgactccgactgcagtggtgccagattcatcgacaatggcctcaactgcgatggagacaggtgtggttcagtgacgagtcccgatttctgctccgacgtcatgatggaagatgtcgcgtgtataggcgtcgtggtgaacgttatgcggcaaactgcgtgcaggaagtggacagattcggcgggggtagtgtcatggtgtgggcagccatctcacacattggcagaactgacctggtccacgtgcagggcaacctgaatgcacagggctacattgaccagatcctccggccacacatcgttccagttatggccaacgccaacgcagtgttccaacatgacaacgccaggcctcacacagcacgtctcacaacggctttcctacagaacaacaacattaatgtccttccttggccatcgatatcaccggatttgaacccaattgagcatctatgggatgagttggaccgacgcctccgacagcgacaaccacagccccagaccctgcccgagctggcagcagccttgcaggccgagtgggccaccatcccccgggacgtcatccgtactctggttgcttcaatgggcaggcggtgccaggcagttgtcaacacacgcggaggccacacccggtattgactccagatgaccttgaccttggtggtgtgtcctatcacttactcacaatggactagagtgaattgtgaacaatcctgcaacatttggtaattatcggactcaccattcaataattaaatcaattctccaaatgttacgacaatgtggttttgcgtttcttcttttgaagagtatattattattaaaaataaattacttttctAATAGTTACATTGCAGTTTTAGTGAGTTTTATATGTtgaccttttctttctttctgcatTATTATGTTgggattttctttttaataatatacaaccATGTTTGGTCCAGCAGGTTTAGAGACTGGGTCCAGTAGAATATTTAACTTGACGGACCAATGTCCAGCAGGAACTTCAGCCAATTTTGACCCCTGGTTaagaaatgaaacatttttatttcaaggaaaactatattaacatgtaatttattgtgttttaaatacataatgaaaataattaaaaaccagatttcaaaatggtagacaataattataaataaataaatacaatactttGAACCAACTTTTCTTTCCATTTATTtccacttaaagggacagacctagtttcagcccatgaaaattaacactatatttagttaatctacaaacctgtaacacagcTGGACAAAGTTACAATTCAGTGAAAAATGACTAAAACAGTACTCTGTAATTGTTACCTCTCAgatgcatgtgcatttttaaaaatatgagaaatgcattttgtgatattaaaaacaccaggatgatcaaaaacacttcgaatgtacggaaatcgataatcaaaaatggctttaatagtcttagtgtttaaaatctagggtatgtccctttaagcacaCCGTCCTGGGCATAGACCTCAGgacaggggtgggacgtagcctggtAGTTATGTGTTCACCTGATGTGTAGTTAGTAgagaatcgatcccagtcatTACCTGggccccattaggctatttctcattctcagggcaggggtgggacgtagtctgGTAGTTATGTGTTCACCTGATGTGTAGTTAGTAgagaatcgatcccagtcatTACCTGggccccattaggctatttctcattctcagggcaggatttagctcagtcggtcaaagtgctcgctcgaggcAACTGTGTTTGCAGGATCTAACCATCTTGGTagatccattcacctgattgggtttttctcgttccaaccagtgcaccacaattggtcaaaagctgtggtatgtgctttcctgtctgtgggaaagtgtctataaaagatcctttgcagcatcaggaaaaatgtagcaagtttcctctgatgactatgtgtcagaattaccaaatgcttgacatccaatagccggtaattaattaatcaatgtgctctagaggtgtcgttaaacaaaacaagctttaatttCTCATTCTTgtcagttctccacaactggtgcaacaaaggtcATGAAATGTACTATTGTGTGTGCGATGATGTATATAACAGATCACTTGCTgcttatcaaaaagagtagcccttgctgttaatggaaaaatgtagtgggtttccactaaaaaatgtaaaaattaccaaatgtttgacatgtgatagctgatgattaataaatcaatgtactctagtagtgtcattgaacaaaacaaacttcaactttttgtTACATACTGTATGATACAGCATTATTTTCTTTCatgatccacgtcggtgggcccattggactattcatcattccagccaatgcaccacgactggtatatcaaaggccgtgatatgtgttatcctgtctgtgggatgatgcatataaaagatcccttgatactaatggaaaaaaatagtggattttctctctaggacatccaatgattaataaaatcaatgtgctctagtggtgttgttaaacaaaacaaacttttctttttcttttttttaaaatttcctttCAATAGCAATTATCCATCTTATTTTCCACCATTTAAATCCTAAAGCTATGTAATGTAGACGCACGCATGCAAGTCATCATCAGAAGTACAGTGTTATTTACTCCAGTGATTCTGCCATTTTACTAATGAACACTTTATACAATGTAAGTGAATTGATCGAGTCTTAATTGTGCTTTCCACCTTTAAGGCCAAAAATACCTGGAGATTGTGGAATGAAGCAATAGAATCCGATTAATGATATCAACTGGTTTCTCTGCGATAATAAAGTCAAAGTCGGTGTCCGTAATAAAAGCAAATATAAGAAGATTCAGTATTGAATTACTGGGCCAGGCATTAAAACTAATTAGTAACTTAATGCTACATGCATGTGTATTAGCGTCTCTGAAATTCCAGGTGTTTTGTAGAAAATACTATTTGCaggaatacacatgtatacccaggattttttgtttattgttaagGTCTTCTGATGAGACTAGTATATTAGATAATGAAATTCTCCATGATTATTAAAGTAATTCATAAGAACAGACTTAATTAcacaaatatactgaacaacaaaacaaacacaaatatatctatatatagtgaACTCCTAAACTGGACAcactcgggaccaagtaaaaagtccagttttaagaggtatccagtttataggggttctcttctgcacatatatttaaaaagggacaataaaaaacatctggttttgaggaaattctgagttacagagggtccggttttaagaggtttcactgtgtatgtgtgtctcatatatatatatatatatatatatatatatatatatatatatatatatatatatatatatatat
The sequence above is drawn from the Gigantopelta aegis isolate Gae_Host chromosome 6, Gae_host_genome, whole genome shotgun sequence genome and encodes:
- the LOC121374743 gene encoding 52 kDa repressor of the inhibitor of the protein kinase-like, giving the protein MADEVTSHNTEQLALCVRFVDSDENIREEFIQFSKVIRTTGEYLANEIIHILENLGIPLKDMRGQGYDGASNMSSGRVGVQAKIREHAPLATYVHCSGHCLNLVISHACNIPEVRNMIDKLKNCCLFFRNSPKRNELLELITAIKVENQTRRKTLIDLCRTRWAERQNAYQHFYQCYFFIVDALQVIGYKMHLEEYNGLHEGFAELYWDWKTQTRSDAQQLLTGITSFGFIIVFLTVYQYLSHLSGLTVQLQSSSLDIIHAYNAVNDIKDIYKKERHDVDSNFESVIFKQAERMAAKVGVEPNKPRVSGRQIYRANNAASSTVLEHYKLNLAIPFLDHVCENLNSKFSGLAKTAISLLGLVPSILCENNMSIDEILRMYNEDLPSPEVTDLELKRWKMRYENVSPERRPSTPAAALKDCDGTHFPNIKTLLRIACTIPATSCECERSASSLRRLHSYARATMGQERLSALALLHIHYDKEIDLDRVVNVFVQCHPRRLELSSIIKP